ATAGGTTGATTGTTTCGCTCCTGTAttttacaaaaggaaaaaagatcTCTGAGAGCTGTTTCCGGGATCCGAAAGAGAGTACTCGGGTTCTCCCAATAACTAAAAAGTGTATCATGCCTGAATCTAACTGGAGTTCGCGGTGGTGGAGGAACTGGATCGGAAAAAAGAGggatttttgttgtaagatATCTAATGAAACCGTCGCTGGAATTGATATCTCATTTAAAgagaaagatatcaaatatctggagtttctttttgtatattatatggaTGATCCGATCCGCAAGGGCCATGATTGGGAATTGTTTGATCGTCTTTCTCCGAATAAGAGGCGAAACATAATCAACTTGAATTCGGGACAGCTATTCGAAATCTTAGTGAAAGACTGGATTTGTTATCTCATGTTTGCTTTTCGTGAAAAAATACCAATTGAAGTGGAGGGTTTCTTCAAACAACAAGGAGCTGGGTCAACTATTCAATCAAATGATATTGAGCATGTTTCCCATCTCTTCTCGAGAAACAAGCGGGCTATTTCTTTGCAAAATTGTGCTCAATTTCATATGTGGCAATTCCACCAAGATCTCTTCGTTAGTTGGGGGAAGAATCCGCACGAATCGGATTTTTTGAGGAAAATATCGAGAGAGAATTGGATTTGGTTAGACAATGTGTGGTTGGTAAACAAGGATAGATTTTTTAGCAAGGTACGAAATGTATCGTCAAATATTCAATATGATTCTACAAGATCTAGTTTCGTTCAAGTAACGGATTCTAGCCAATTGAACGGATCTTCTGATCAATTCATAGATCCTTTCGATTCCATTAGTAATGAGGATTCGGAATATCACTATCACACATTGATCAATCAAAGAGAGATTCAACAACTAAAAGAAAGATCGATTCTTTGGGATCCTTCCTTTATTCAAACGGAAGGAAGAGAGATAGAATCAGACCGATTCCCTAAATACCTTTCTGGATATTCCTCAATGCCCCGGCTATTCACGGAACGTGAAAAGCGAATGAATAATCATCTGCTTCCGGAAGAAAGCgaagaatttttttggaattctacAAGAGCCATTCGTTCTTTTTTCTCTGACAGATGGTCAGAACTTCATCTGGGTTCGAATCCTACTGAGAGGTCCACTAGGGATCAGAAATTGTTGAAGAAAGAACAAGATGTTTCTTTTGTCCCTTCCAGGCGatcggaaaataaagaaatagttaatatattcaAGATAATTACGTATTTACAAAATACCGTCTCAATTCATCCTATTTCATCAGATCTGGGATGTGATACGGTTCCGAAGGATGAACTGGATATGGACAGTTCCAATAAGATTTCATTCTTGaacaaaaatccatttttttatttatttcatctaTTCCATGAACGGAAGAGGGGGGGATACACGTTACGCCACGATT
The DNA window shown above is from Brassica napus cultivar Da-Ae unplaced genomic scaffold, Da-Ae ScsIHWf_2155;HRSCAF=2808, whole genome shotgun sequence and carries:
- the LOC125600217 gene encoding protein Ycf2-like (The sequence of the model RefSeq protein was modified relative to this genomic sequence to represent the inferred CDS: added 36 bases not found in genome assembly), translated to MKGHQFKSWIFELREIVREIKNSHYFLDSWTQINSVGSFIHIFFHQERFRKLLDPRIFSILLLRNSQGSTSNRYFTIKGVVLFVVAALLYRINNRNMVESKNLYLKGLLPIPMNSIGPRNDTSEESFGSSNINRLIVSLLYFTKGKKISESCFRDPKESTRVLPITKKCIMPESNWSSRWWRNWIGKKRDFCCKISNETVAGIDISFKEKDIKYLEFLFVYYMDDPIRKGHDWELFDRLSPNKRRNIINLNSGQLFEILVKDWICYLMFAFREKIPIEVEGFFKQQGAGSTIQSNDIEHVSHLFSRNKRAISLQNCAQFHMWQFHQDLFVSWGKNPHESDFLRKISRENWIWLDNVWLVNKDRFFSKVRNVSSNIQYDSTRSSFVQVTDSSQLNGSSDQFIDPFDSISNEDSEYHYHTLINQREIQQLKERSILWDPSFIQTEGREIESDRFPKYLSGYSSMPRLFTEREKRMNNHLLPEESEEFFWNSTRAIRSFFSDRWSELHLGSNPTERSTRDQKLLKKEQDVSFVPSRRSENKEIVNIFKIITYLQNTVSIHPISSDLGCDTVPKDELDMDSSNKISFLNKNPFFYLFHLFHERKRGGYTLRHDFESEERFQEMADLFTLSITEPDLVYHKGFAFSIDSYGLDQRQFLKEVFNSRDELKKKSLLVLPPIFYEENESFYRRIRKNWVRISCGNFFEDPKPKRVVFASNNIMEAVNQYRLIRNLIQIQFQYSPYGYIRNVLNRFFLMKRPDRNFEYGIQRDLIGNDTLNHRTIMKDTINQHLSNLKKSQKKWFDPLIFLSRTERSINRDPNAYRYKWSNGSKNFQEHLKHFVSERKSRFQVVFDRLCINQYSIDWSEVIDKKDLSKSLRFFLSKLLRFLSKLLLFLSNSLPFFFVSFENIPIHRSEIHIYELKGPNDQLRGGYIHNSFPF